The Plasmodium cynomolgi strain B DNA, scaffold: 0780, whole genome shotgun sequence genomic sequence CTGATATCTCAAAGATAATGTTAAATAATATcttacatataatatatttaatgtttTATCTTTTCTCTTATGTATTACATTGAtagtatttttataaaatatacataataaaaattcaaatatGATTactacatataaatatattaatttattttgaatttattttgagAAAAGAAGGCAATATAATTGATATTTATAGTAgtaattaatatttatgtataattacaTGTACATTCAAAGCTtttattaatacatttaatATAATGGATTTTTCACAATTGAAACAGAAGGTATgtttacaatttattttcaaaataattatttatgaaGAATTATTTGAGAAAACGGTAATTAtctttacataaaataatcGGCATACTTAAAGCAATAAttcatatattaataaatatatatttttacttttagtATCAATTTTTAGGAGAAATATTAaagttttattatattatatggGAGAGAATTCAGGTTaattatgatgaaaaaaatgtaaatcaATTAATTTTATCCAAGTTCGATAATGATTATTTGTCAAAAAGTGATATTTCAGGAGAGTATATAACATTTTGTAagaaacttttaaaaaatttgttactaCTTAAAGGATATAAATATgatgatattaaaaaagattGTAGTAAATTATACGTCtggttatattttgaaatgaagaaatttatGATTTCTGATTATATTATCAAGGAGATATTTGAATTCCCTACTTCGATTGAACATGAAAGTGTTCAGTATAAATATTGTccttatttttcatttaatgataaaattaataatccagaaaaattaatgaaattaCTTATATTTAATGGTAGCGCTCTAAATTTTCAAAGTAtgttgaaggaaaataatgtCTTAC encodes the following:
- a CDS encoding hypothetical protein (putative) — encoded protein: MDFSQLKQKVCLQFIFKIIIYEELFEKTYQFLGEILKFYYIIWERIQVNYDEKNVNQLILSKFDNDYLSKSDISGEYITFCKKLLKNLLLLKGYKYDDIKKDCSKLYVWLYFEMKKFMISDYIIKEIFEFPTSIEHESVQYKYCPYFSFNDKINNPEKLMKLLIFNGSALNFQSMLKENNVLHDCNLKNYIYECVDIYKEMNITYSSEKCNSSSYEIICEIINDFNKLYSEYILNKNEITHNFPDLTPNTITNVIVGCPLEGNYSDSFFDERQLVTPITKGVSTALGCNGWNIITISVIV